The following nucleotide sequence is from Nitrospira sp..
CCCAACCATAGGAGGCCTTCTATGTTTCGAAATCTTTGTGTGCTCGGTGCGAGCACCATTGCGCTCGCCCTCGGCGGGCCTGCGCTTGCGGCGGATATGAAGCCGGGTCCAGCGGACGGATTCGACATTCACGTCATGGCACCCCATAAGATGGAAGATGGGTCGGTGGCGGGCCCGTTCCATCACTATTGTAAGGCCGTCAAACCGGAAGTCTTGCAATGTCTGCTGTTCGAATCTACGGATCCCAATGCCGTGCTGACCGACGTGGAGTATTTTGTAGCCAAGCCTGTGTCACGGTCGGCGGTACCTCTCGATGTCTGGAACAAGTTCTATCACGACCATGAGGTCGAAATAGCAACCGGGCGTGTTCAGGTGCTGGACATGCCTGATGCTCAAGCCAAAGAAGTGGCGGCGGCGGCGGCCAAGACGGATGGCATTATTTTTCACTTGTGGCCGAAGGGCGCGAAGGCTCCGGATGGATCGGTGGAGCATCCGACGTCCGTGGGGCATAAACCGCGGACGGAGTAAGTCTGCCAATAACGCGTGATCCATCCTGTGCGCTAATTGTAAGGAGGCCACTATGCGAAATGCGATTTTGATGTTTGGATTGTGTGCGGCGGCGTTGACGGCAGCCGGGTGCGCGGAAACTGCCCATGAGATGAAATCTTCCTCCTCTGCGGCACCCGCTGCAGCCAAGGCGGCGAAGGGCATGCCGACACCGGCGCAGGGCTATACCATCCATGTGATGGCTCCCCATAAATTTGAAGAT
It contains:
- a CDS encoding DUF1264 domain-containing protein, encoding MFRNLCVLGASTIALALGGPALAADMKPGPADGFDIHVMAPHKMEDGSVAGPFHHYCKAVKPEVLQCLLFESTDPNAVLTDVEYFVAKPVSRSAVPLDVWNKFYHDHEVEIATGRVQVLDMPDAQAKEVAAAAAKTDGIIFHLWPKGAKAPDGSVEHPTSVGHKPRTE